A stretch of the Clostridiales bacterium genome encodes the following:
- a CDS encoding GTP-binding protein: MVKINVISGFLGAGKTTLIKKLLTGSLRNEKVVLLENEYGEIGIDGGFMKDAGITVTELNAGCICCTLAGDFQAAVDQLIDTYHPDRILVEPTGVGKLSEILSAVEKAKERHPEIEVGGSATVVDAGKCRMYMKNFGEFFLDQVKSASTVIFSRTQLLDADRVEKSRLLIAEAHPDARIITTPWDDMTPDFMLDVIENGKPIYFAPLEDDDDDDDDEEEHHHHHHDHDDDDDDGDEHEHHHHHDHDDDDDDDDDDEHEHHHHHGHDDDDDDDGDEHEHHHHHGHEGHEHHHHHHHHGADDHDADEVFDTIGLETARRYEQDEIRAMLDRLSDEEEYGRVLRAKGILQNAAGEWFQFDYVPGETDMRNDSADYTGRLCVIGTSLNEKAITELFQL, translated from the coding sequence ATGGTAAAAATCAATGTAATTTCCGGTTTCCTCGGTGCGGGCAAAACCACGCTGATCAAGAAACTGCTGACCGGCAGCCTCCGTAATGAAAAAGTGGTCCTGCTGGAGAATGAATACGGTGAAATCGGTATTGACGGCGGCTTTATGAAGGACGCCGGAATCACCGTAACCGAGCTGAACGCCGGCTGCATCTGCTGCACCCTGGCCGGTGATTTCCAGGCCGCTGTGGACCAGCTGATCGATACCTACCATCCCGACCGGATCCTGGTGGAGCCCACGGGCGTCGGCAAGCTCAGTGAAATTCTGTCCGCTGTGGAAAAGGCGAAGGAACGCCATCCGGAAATCGAAGTCGGCGGCAGTGCCACCGTGGTGGACGCCGGCAAGTGCCGGATGTACATGAAAAACTTCGGCGAATTCTTCCTGGACCAGGTTAAGAGCGCTTCCACCGTCATCTTCAGCCGCACCCAGCTGCTGGATGCGGACCGTGTGGAAAAGAGCCGCCTGCTGATTGCCGAAGCCCATCCGGATGCCCGGATTATCACCACCCCCTGGGATGATATGACTCCGGACTTCATGCTGGACGTCATCGAAAACGGCAAGCCGATTTATTTCGCGCCGCTTGAGGATGATGACGATGATGACGATGATGAGGAAGAGCATCATCACCACCATCATGACCATGATGATGACGATGATGATGGCGATGAGCACGAACATCACCACCATCACGATCATGATGACGACGACGATGATGATGACGATGATGAGCATGAACATCACCACCATCACGGCCATGATGATGACGATGATGATGACGGCGATGAGCATGAACATCACCACCATCACGGCCATGAAGGCCATGAACATCATCACCATCACCACCATCACGGTGCGGATGACCATGATGCCGACGAAGTCTTCGACACCATCGGCCTGGAAACAGCCCGCCGCTACGAGCAGGATGAGATCCGCGCCATGCTGGACCGCCTGTCCGATGAAGAAGAATACGGCCGTGTCCTGCGGGCCAAGGGCATTCTCCAGAATGCCGCGGGTGAATGGTTCCAGTTTGACTATGTCCCCGGTGAAACCGATATGCGGAATGACAGCGCGGATTATACCGGCCGCCTGTGCGTCATCGGTACCAGCCTGAACGAGAAAGCGATTACGGAGCTGTTTCAGTTATGA
- a CDS encoding GTPase, giving the protein MIRKFVPVYLITGFIESGKTTLGLTILGNERFTNGGKTLVICCEDGEAEWDDKSLEKNNGVLVMLDSSEELNSRLLADLENEHKPSCVIMEYNSMWGLEKLDTLILPRLWDWAQVVTTADGTTFENYMTNMRKLLTDPMKTADMITVNRCGPDFNKSSWRKQLRAMNNAATIFFENLDGTVDDGIRDEDLPYDMKAETISIAEDQFGIFYVDSMDHPERYDGKKVRLVGQAWKRPGFPKGFYYFARNAMTCCSNDIAPCGWVCKGERTPDNKTYFTLTARCKMVQSPDGQVALMLNELNAERAKTPREELVSFVNL; this is encoded by the coding sequence ATGATTCGCAAATTCGTACCGGTTTACCTGATTACCGGCTTCATTGAAAGCGGAAAGACCACCCTCGGCCTCACGATCCTGGGCAACGAACGCTTTACCAACGGCGGCAAAACCCTGGTGATCTGCTGTGAGGACGGAGAAGCGGAATGGGATGACAAATCCCTGGAGAAAAACAACGGCGTCCTGGTGATGCTCGACAGCTCCGAAGAACTGAATTCCCGGCTCCTGGCAGACCTGGAAAACGAGCATAAGCCTTCCTGTGTCATCATGGAATACAACTCCATGTGGGGACTGGAAAAGCTGGACACCCTGATTCTTCCCCGCCTCTGGGACTGGGCGCAGGTGGTCACCACTGCCGACGGCACCACTTTTGAAAACTATATGACCAACATGCGGAAGCTTCTGACCGATCCCATGAAGACTGCCGATATGATCACGGTCAACCGCTGCGGTCCGGATTTCAACAAGAGTTCCTGGCGCAAGCAGCTGCGCGCGATGAACAACGCCGCCACCATCTTCTTCGAGAATCTCGACGGTACGGTGGATGACGGAATCCGGGATGAAGACCTGCCCTACGATATGAAGGCGGAAACCATCTCCATCGCGGAGGACCAGTTCGGCATCTTCTATGTGGACAGTATGGACCATCCCGAACGGTATGACGGCAAGAAAGTCCGGCTGGTCGGCCAGGCCTGGAAGCGCCCCGGATTCCCGAAGGGCTTCTACTACTTCGCCCGCAACGCGATGACCTGCTGTTCCAATGATATTGCGCCCTGCGGCTGGGTCTGCAAGGGAGAGCGCACACCGGACAACAAAACCTACTTCACCCTCACCGCACGCTGCAAAATGGTGCAGTCGCCGGATGGGCAAGTCGCGCTGATGCTCAATGAACTGAATGCAGAGCGCGCCAAGACGCCCCGCGAGGAACTGGTGTCCTTTGTCAACCTGTAA
- a CDS encoding AI-2E family transporter — MLSEERKAFERLSFKVLIVVLVLLAAYFLVPQVWDKLSPFFIAIPLAAMLQPVIRFCFRKLKLKKSISSFILVILLLGLVIGILVWLIGLVTSMVNPFLTQSEDIVTTTIGTIRQAVNSLMQYTSDNFSPEVQAQISKAMNDMIGDLTKWGISVSTTLGTYLVNLATGFPYFIVYTTFLAMALYFIARDYDDIRSYLPGGKRRNQSSNTTQLTNSAIRSLIGYLRVQGTFSLMVLVVSLIVLNAFRFPYASAIAIVAGIMEMIPMVGSGLLYILMGVIYLLTGNIAAAIQVLALTAVLQLARRLLEPKLMSNSIGITPLESLIGMFVGLRVGGIIGLIGGPVAMAVLVGAFRGKIFESMKRDFFCLVTYLRNRWRPAVPDPAPVPDGPAEPESPEPPVKEE; from the coding sequence ATGCTGAGTGAAGAGAGAAAAGCGTTTGAACGCCTGTCGTTCAAAGTGCTCATTGTTGTGCTCGTCCTGCTGGCAGCCTACTTCCTCGTCCCGCAGGTATGGGACAAACTTTCTCCCTTCTTCATTGCGATTCCGCTGGCTGCGATGCTGCAGCCGGTAATCCGCTTCTGTTTCAGGAAGCTGAAGCTGAAAAAGAGCATTTCCTCTTTCATCCTGGTCATCCTCCTGCTGGGGCTGGTCATCGGTATCCTGGTATGGCTGATCGGCCTGGTAACCAGCATGGTCAACCCGTTCCTCACCCAGTCGGAGGATATCGTCACCACCACCATCGGCACCATCCGCCAGGCAGTCAACAGCCTGATGCAGTATACGTCCGACAACTTCAGCCCGGAAGTCCAGGCGCAGATCAGCAAAGCAATGAACGACATGATCGGTGACCTGACAAAGTGGGGCATTTCCGTTTCCACAACGCTCGGCACTTATCTCGTTAACCTGGCCACCGGCTTCCCCTATTTCATCGTCTACACCACCTTCCTGGCGATGGCACTGTATTTCATCGCCCGGGATTATGATGATATCCGCAGCTACCTGCCGGGCGGAAAGCGCCGTAACCAGTCCAGCAACACCACCCAGCTGACCAACTCTGCCATCCGCAGCCTGATCGGCTACCTGCGGGTGCAGGGCACCTTCTCCCTGATGGTGCTGGTCGTCAGCCTGATTGTCCTCAACGCGTTCCGGTTCCCGTATGCCAGCGCCATCGCGATTGTCGCCGGCATCATGGAAATGATCCCCATGGTCGGCAGCGGCCTGCTCTATATCCTCATGGGCGTCATCTACCTGCTCACCGGCAATATTGCCGCGGCAATCCAGGTGCTTGCGCTCACTGCGGTGCTCCAGCTGGCGCGCCGCCTGCTTGAGCCGAAGCTTATGTCCAACTCCATCGGCATCACTCCCCTTGAAAGCCTGATTGGTATGTTTGTCGGCCTCCGGGTCGGCGGGATCATCGGCCTGATCGGCGGCCCGGTGGCGATGGCCGTGCTGGTCGGTGCCTTCCGCGGAAAGATTTTCGAATCCATGAAGCGGGATTTCTTCTGCCTGGTCACATACCTTCGGAACCGCTGGCGCCCGGCCGTGCCGGATCCCGCCCCTGTGCCGGATGGGCCGGCAGAGCCGGAATCGCCTGAACCTCCGGTCAAAGAAGAGTAA
- a CDS encoding NAD(P)/FAD-dependent oxidoreductase codes for MADIVVIGGGAAGMAAALFAARAGASVLLLEKNEKLGKKVYITGKGRCNLTNDCDTDEFMAQVPRNPRFLYSALNFFSPQDMMSLLESAGCPVQVQRGRRVFPVSEKASDVTRALQSCLRNAGVTVRLGAGVQSLESEGGRLSGVRLEDGSLVPARAVIVCTGGISYPSTGSTGDGYRFAEEAGHTVVPRSPVLVGLETEEAWPRMLQGLSLRNVTLTLSRKGKTLYSELGEMLFTHFGISGPIVLEASCHLPEPPAGASLEIDLKPGLTAEQLDARILRDFSVAGKKLLRNELTSLLPSRLADLFPQLCGIPAALPCSQVTAVQRQRLVSVLKAFPLTVRAPRPVEEAIVTRGGVSVRELEPGTMRSKLVPNLFFAGEVIDVDAHTGGYNLQIAWSTGALAGTGAAEQVLS; via the coding sequence ATGGCGGATATCGTGGTAATCGGCGGCGGCGCGGCCGGAATGGCAGCAGCCCTGTTTGCCGCGCGTGCCGGCGCATCGGTGCTCCTGCTGGAGAAAAATGAAAAACTGGGAAAAAAGGTTTACATCACCGGCAAAGGCCGCTGCAACCTTACGAACGACTGTGATACCGATGAATTCATGGCCCAGGTTCCGCGCAACCCGCGGTTCCTCTACAGTGCCCTGAATTTCTTCTCTCCGCAGGATATGATGTCCCTGCTGGAAAGTGCCGGCTGCCCCGTGCAGGTACAGCGCGGCCGCAGGGTTTTCCCGGTTTCTGAAAAAGCCAGTGATGTCACGCGGGCGCTGCAGTCCTGCCTGCGGAATGCCGGCGTTACAGTCCGTCTGGGTGCAGGGGTTCAGTCCCTGGAGTCAGAGGGCGGCCGGCTCTCCGGCGTCCGCCTGGAAGACGGTTCCCTGGTTCCCGCCAGGGCGGTCATTGTCTGCACCGGCGGCATCAGCTACCCATCTACCGGTTCCACCGGGGACGGATACCGTTTTGCGGAAGAAGCGGGCCACACAGTGGTCCCCCGGTCTCCGGTCCTGGTCGGTCTGGAGACAGAAGAAGCCTGGCCCCGCATGCTGCAGGGGCTCAGCCTGCGCAACGTCACGCTGACGCTCTCCCGTAAGGGCAAAACGCTGTATTCGGAGCTTGGTGAAATGCTGTTCACGCATTTCGGCATTTCCGGTCCGATTGTGCTGGAAGCCAGCTGTCATCTGCCCGAGCCGCCCGCAGGCGCTTCCCTGGAAATCGACCTGAAGCCCGGCCTGACCGCGGAACAGCTGGACGCACGGATCCTGCGGGATTTCTCCGTGGCCGGCAAAAAGCTCCTGCGGAATGAACTCACTTCCCTGCTGCCGTCCCGCCTGGCGGATCTGTTTCCCCAGCTGTGCGGCATTCCGGCAGCTCTTCCCTGCAGCCAGGTCACCGCAGTCCAGCGCCAGCGCCTGGTTTCCGTGCTGAAGGCGTTTCCGCTCACAGTCCGCGCCCCGCGCCCAGTGGAGGAAGCCATCGTCACCCGCGGCGGTGTCAGTGTCCGGGAACTGGAACCCGGAACCATGCGCAGCAAGCTCGTTCCGAATCTCTTCTTCGCCGGAGAAGTCATCGATGTGGATGCGCACACCGGCGGCTACAACCTGCAGATTGCCTGGTCCACGGGCGCCCTTGCCGGCACCGGTGCCGCGGAGCAGGTCCTGTCCTGA
- a CDS encoding exonuclease domain-containing protein, which produces MTYIVLDLEWNQPISYQSSTFRKVGDKLMFEMIQIGAVKLDANLNPGEAISIPIAPTHYVRIHPRIRRMTGLDSETLAGAPAFREALQQFAAWCGDDYTLLTWGIDDVSVLYQNIHFFHCEDIVLPPLCDIQRLFSTVHNLKDRSGLKTAMELVNITPDDTMSFHNALNDAWYTALVFKTLPDPSAVLNYPQEPRPLIHSRHITREKTEGEAFASVRDALASETAIHPVCPRCGRVLALDGEYIKQSADKYIAVAKCRNHGRILIRLRFRIDDDGKKIMSRTTAPATSANVAYIHTKQLQNQQRQAQYLESHGSLPDPDEELLNADVSSMPFD; this is translated from the coding sequence ATGACCTATATTGTTCTTGACCTGGAATGGAATCAGCCGATTTCCTACCAAAGCAGCACCTTCCGCAAGGTCGGTGACAAGCTCATGTTTGAGATGATCCAGATCGGTGCCGTCAAGCTCGACGCCAACCTCAACCCTGGCGAAGCGATCTCGATTCCGATCGCCCCGACGCATTATGTCCGCATCCATCCCCGCATCCGCCGGATGACAGGCCTGGATTCCGAAACGCTGGCCGGTGCTCCCGCTTTCCGGGAAGCGCTGCAGCAGTTTGCCGCCTGGTGCGGGGACGATTACACCCTGCTGACCTGGGGCATCGACGATGTCAGCGTGCTGTACCAGAATATCCATTTTTTCCACTGCGAGGATATCGTCCTGCCGCCCCTGTGCGACATCCAGCGCCTGTTCAGTACGGTGCACAACCTGAAGGACCGTTCCGGCCTGAAAACCGCCATGGAGCTGGTCAACATCACGCCGGATGATACCATGTCCTTCCACAACGCGCTGAACGATGCGTGGTATACCGCCCTGGTCTTCAAAACCCTGCCGGATCCGTCCGCTGTCCTGAACTATCCCCAGGAGCCCCGTCCGCTGATCCATTCCCGCCATATCACGCGGGAAAAAACGGAAGGTGAAGCGTTTGCATCCGTCCGCGATGCGCTGGCCAGCGAAACGGCAATTCATCCGGTTTGTCCGCGCTGCGGAAGGGTTCTCGCACTCGACGGCGAATATATAAAGCAGAGTGCCGATAAGTATATCGCGGTGGCAAAATGCAGGAACCATGGCCGGATCCTGATCCGTCTCCGTTTCCGGATCGATGATGACGGGAAAAAGATCATGAGCCGCACCACCGCCCCTGCCACCAGTGCCAACGTGGCGTATATCCATACCAAGCAGCTGCAGAACCAGCAGCGGCAGGCGCAGTACCTCGAATCACACGGCTCTCTGCCCGATCCGGATGAAGAGCTGCTGAATGCCGATGTGTCCAGTATGCCCTTCGATTAA
- a CDS encoding nucleoside kinase: protein MLIRSIDNQKEFPEGTTVQACLTGLDNFPVGTLAALSGGIVRELNEPIRTDCTLIPLTLEHEEGRRVYERSLRFVMLLALRHLYPYQQVRIEYSVGYGVFVRLPGVTLHRQDIVRIENEMRRLVELNLAFTRKQWTREDAIRYFEEEKQPDKVDLLRHRPVPYINMYCIDGMWEYFYGAMTVSTGYVPVFTLFELRGGFVLQLPAGSDFDHAAPYIYRPKHLEVFNQSAEWCQILGVTNVTDVTRMIEEGRLRNFIRVNEALHEAALDGIAKKIHEQNKHIVLVAGPSSSGKTTFSGRLAVHLQMYGHPSRRISMDDFFINREDLPLQIDGTRDFETIDALDIKLLAETLNALLNGEEVFMPEYDFETGEKDYLTSPTSLVPGEIIILEGIHGLNPQVCEMLPADEIYKVFVSALTCLNLDDHNRIRTTDVRLLRRIVRDQQFRAYPAEKTLEIWPSVRRGEEKYIFTYQENADSMFNTALHYELPILKHYAYQMLKEVPSDSPNYLLARRLIKTLNYLPDVDPQLFNEIPPLSLLREFIGGCTFDEED, encoded by the coding sequence ATGTTAATCAGATCCATTGACAATCAGAAAGAATTTCCCGAGGGAACGACCGTACAGGCGTGCCTGACAGGGCTGGACAATTTTCCTGTCGGTACGCTTGCCGCTTTATCCGGCGGTATTGTACGTGAGCTGAACGAGCCGATCCGTACGGACTGCACGCTGATTCCGCTGACCCTGGAGCATGAGGAAGGGCGCCGGGTATACGAACGCTCCCTGCGCTTTGTCATGCTGCTGGCCCTGCGTCATCTGTATCCCTATCAGCAGGTCAGAATTGAATATTCTGTCGGTTATGGCGTGTTTGTCCGCCTGCCGGGAGTAACGCTCCACCGCCAGGATATCGTTCGGATTGAAAATGAGATGCGCCGCCTGGTGGAGCTGAACCTGGCCTTCACCCGGAAGCAGTGGACCCGGGAGGATGCGATCCGCTACTTCGAGGAGGAGAAGCAGCCCGACAAGGTCGATCTGCTCCGCCACCGTCCGGTTCCCTATATCAATATGTACTGTATCGACGGCATGTGGGAATACTTCTACGGCGCCATGACGGTATCCACCGGCTATGTTCCGGTATTTACGCTGTTCGAACTGCGGGGCGGTTTCGTACTGCAGCTCCCCGCCGGATCGGACTTTGACCACGCCGCACCGTATATCTACCGTCCCAAGCACCTGGAGGTTTTCAACCAGAGTGCGGAATGGTGCCAGATTCTGGGAGTAACCAACGTCACGGACGTGACCCGTATGATCGAGGAAGGCCGCCTGCGGAATTTCATCCGCGTCAACGAGGCGCTGCATGAAGCCGCGCTGGATGGTATCGCAAAAAAGATCCATGAGCAGAACAAGCATATCGTCCTGGTGGCCGGTCCTTCTTCCAGCGGCAAAACCACCTTCTCCGGACGTCTTGCCGTTCATCTTCAGATGTACGGTCATCCGTCCCGCCGGATTTCCATGGATGATTTCTTCATCAACCGGGAGGATCTTCCCCTGCAGATTGACGGAACGCGCGACTTCGAAACCATCGACGCGCTGGATATCAAGCTCCTTGCGGAAACGCTCAACGCCCTGCTGAACGGTGAAGAGGTTTTCATGCCGGAATACGATTTCGAAACCGGCGAAAAAGATTACCTCACTTCACCGACCTCACTGGTTCCCGGTGAGATCATCATCCTGGAAGGCATCCACGGCCTGAATCCCCAGGTCTGCGAAATGCTGCCCGCCGATGAAATCTACAAGGTATTCGTCAGTGCCCTCACCTGCCTGAACCTGGATGACCACAACCGCATCCGGACCACGGACGTCCGCCTGCTGCGCCGCATCGTGCGTGATCAGCAGTTCCGCGCCTATCCGGCCGAAAAAACGCTCGAAATCTGGCCCAGCGTCCGCCGCGGTGAGGAAAAGTACATCTTTACCTATCAGGAAAACGCGGACAGCATGTTCAACACTGCCCTGCACTATGAACTGCCGATCCTGAAGCATTATGCCTACCAGATGCTGAAGGAAGTACCGTCCGATTCCCCGAACTACCTGCTTGCCCGCCGGCTGATCAAAACGCTGAATTATCTGCCGGATGTGGATCCGCAGCTGTTCAACGAAATCCCGCCGCTGTCCCTGCTCAGGGAATTTATCGGCGGCTGCACCTTCGACGAAGAGGACTGA
- a CDS encoding endo-1,4-beta-xylanase yields MHRFLSVVLALVLCLMPVLSSAELAGTVSSDYEPLYQFAEPYGFKLGGAFGYWDMRNTAFMGFLNDHFNSLTCTNETKAYSLLKQNLCRTSPDGMPRMDYSQADQMLKWCQAHGKSVRGHVLVWDAVMQYPWFFHEDYNESKPFASQEVNRARLASYIDQVITHFEESFPGVIYCWDVVNEAIGDSSSDWRASDPRHIRIVRDGGPNYFQAYVGDDYVEYAFLCARNTVEKLGADIKLFYNDYNMFMTEKRNAAVELIKSIQSYDPDGRPLIDGLGMQGYIGGYGTQSGCLQESHISDIRTSIRTYSSLGLEVQLTEMAVRNFDQSKAAEHAEYYGRLFSDVFMKANTEENAPLTAVCIWGLVDAPENDKNSYTYKMNSPYGCFLNTKYQIKTCFDTVYHVLKGDQ; encoded by the coding sequence ATGCACCGTTTTCTTTCCGTTGTCCTCGCCCTGGTTCTCTGCCTGATGCCCGTCCTTTCCTCTGCCGAACTGGCCGGTACGGTTTCTTCGGATTATGAGCCGCTATACCAGTTCGCTGAACCCTACGGTTTCAAACTCGGCGGTGCCTTCGGCTACTGGGATATGCGGAACACTGCCTTTATGGGTTTCCTGAATGACCATTTCAATTCCCTCACCTGCACCAATGAGACCAAAGCTTATTCACTTCTGAAGCAAAATCTTTGCAGGACAAGTCCGGATGGTATGCCCCGCATGGATTATTCCCAGGCCGACCAGATGCTCAAGTGGTGCCAGGCTCATGGAAAGTCCGTCCGCGGCCACGTGCTTGTCTGGGATGCAGTTATGCAGTATCCCTGGTTTTTCCATGAAGATTATAATGAGTCAAAGCCATTTGCCTCCCAGGAAGTCAACCGTGCCCGCCTGGCTTCTTATATCGACCAGGTCATAACCCACTTCGAGGAATCCTTTCCCGGTGTCATTTACTGCTGGGACGTGGTGAATGAGGCAATCGGCGACAGCTCATCCGACTGGCGCGCTTCTGATCCCCGCCATATCCGGATTGTCCGGGATGGCGGTCCGAACTACTTCCAGGCTTATGTGGGCGATGATTATGTGGAATATGCTTTCCTCTGCGCCCGCAACACCGTGGAAAAGCTGGGCGCTGATATCAAACTCTTCTATAATGACTACAATATGTTCATGACCGAAAAGCGGAATGCCGCGGTGGAGCTGATCAAAAGCATCCAGTCCTATGATCCCGACGGTCGTCCCCTGATCGACGGTCTCGGCATGCAGGGATATATCGGCGGATACGGCACCCAGTCCGGCTGCCTGCAGGAATCCCACATTTCCGATATCCGTACCTCCATCCGCACCTACAGCAGCCTGGGACTGGAAGTCCAGCTCACCGAGATGGCCGTTCGGAATTTCGATCAGTCCAAAGCAGCGGAGCATGCCGAATACTACGGCCGCCTGTTCTCCGATGTCTTCATGAAGGCCAACACGGAAGAAAACGCGCCGCTGACTGCCGTATGCATCTGGGGCCTGGTCGATGCGCCGGAAAACGACAAGAACTCCTATACATACAAGATGAACAGCCCTTATGGCTGTTTCCTCAATACGAAATACCAGATCAAGACCTGCTTCGATACCGTGTATCACGTCCTGAAGGGCGATCAATAA
- the gpmI gene encoding 2,3-bisphosphoglycerate-independent phosphoglycerate mutase, with product MTKPVVLVVMDGVGETPSELGNMVKQATTPTLDDLKANDPFRIIKAHGTAVGLPSDDDMGNSEVGHNALGCGQIYSQGAKLVNESIESGSIFQSETWKDLTGSVIAGGNTLHFIGLLSDGNVHSNISHLIAMLKEAKAEGVKKARVHILLDGRDVPATSALEYVDQLENALKELNDGSFDGRIASGGGRMQITMDRYQANWGMVKAGWDVHVHGKSQYNVINGEGAFFSSAREAIETFRNEQPGVIDQDLPAFVIGENGKPVGAMQDGDSVILFNFRGDRALELSMAFDGDASFDKFDRGVVPQVKYAGMLEYDGDLHIPHKYLVSPPQIRHTLTELLVENGINEYACSETQKYGHVTYFWNGNRSEKVSEELETWEEVPSDVRSFDECPWMKGTEIADLVIAAIESGKYGFIRCNFPNGDMVGHTGNLYATEIAVESVDLCLTRIRKACDENGCILVVTADHGNSDQMLEKNKKGEVSVRTAHSLNPVPFIIHDKDARHEMDTESPFGLANVAPTVVELLGLKPYECWEKSMLK from the coding sequence ATGACGAAACCCGTAGTGCTGGTTGTGATGGACGGCGTCGGAGAAACCCCTTCCGAGCTGGGCAACATGGTTAAGCAGGCGACCACGCCGACCCTGGATGATCTGAAAGCCAACGATCCTTTCCGGATTATCAAAGCGCACGGTACCGCAGTGGGCCTGCCCTCCGATGACGATATGGGCAACAGCGAAGTGGGCCACAATGCACTGGGATGCGGCCAGATCTATTCCCAGGGCGCCAAGCTGGTGAATGAGTCCATCGAATCCGGCTCTATTTTCCAGAGCGAGACCTGGAAGGACCTGACCGGATCTGTGATCGCCGGCGGCAACACTCTGCATTTCATCGGCCTGCTGTCCGACGGCAATGTACACAGCAATATCTCCCACCTGATCGCGATGCTGAAGGAAGCCAAGGCGGAGGGTGTGAAGAAAGCCCGCGTGCATATCCTGCTGGACGGCCGCGATGTGCCTGCCACTTCCGCGCTGGAGTATGTGGACCAGCTGGAGAATGCCCTGAAGGAACTGAACGATGGCTCCTTTGACGGACGGATCGCCTCCGGCGGCGGCCGCATGCAGATCACCATGGACCGGTACCAGGCCAACTGGGGCATGGTAAAGGCCGGATGGGACGTGCATGTACACGGCAAGAGCCAGTACAATGTAATTAACGGAGAAGGCGCCTTCTTCAGCAGCGCCAGGGAAGCGATCGAGACCTTCCGCAATGAACAGCCCGGCGTGATCGACCAGGATCTGCCCGCCTTCGTCATCGGGGAGAACGGAAAGCCGGTCGGTGCCATGCAGGACGGCGACAGTGTAATCCTCTTCAACTTCCGTGGCGACCGTGCCCTGGAACTCTCCATGGCGTTTGACGGCGATGCGTCCTTTGACAAGTTTGACCGCGGCGTGGTTCCGCAGGTGAAATACGCCGGCATGCTGGAGTACGACGGCGACCTGCATATCCCGCACAAGTACCTGGTCAGCCCGCCCCAGATCCGCCACACGCTGACGGAACTGCTGGTGGAGAACGGCATCAACGAATATGCCTGCTCCGAAACCCAGAAGTACGGCCATGTGACCTATTTCTGGAACGGCAACCGCAGTGAAAAAGTGAGCGAGGAGCTGGAGACCTGGGAAGAGGTTCCCTCCGATGTGCGCTCCTTTGATGAGTGCCCCTGGATGAAGGGCACGGAGATTGCCGACCTGGTGATCGCCGCGATCGAATCCGGCAAGTACGGCTTCATCCGCTGCAACTTCCCGAACGGCGACATGGTCGGCCATACCGGCAACCTGTACGCGACGGAAATCGCGGTGGAATCCGTGGACCTGTGCCTGACCCGGATCCGGAAGGCCTGCGATGAGAACGGCTGCATCCTGGTGGTAACTGCGGACCACGGTAACTCCGACCAGATGCTGGAGAAGAACAAGAAGGGTGAGGTTTCCGTACGGACCGCGCACAGCCTGAATCCCGTTCCCTTCATCATCCATGACAAGGATGCCCGCCACGAGATGGATACCGAAAGCCCCTTCGGCCTGGCGAACGTCGCCCCGACGGTTGTCGAGCTGCTGGGCCTGAAGCCCTATGAGTGCTGGGAAAAGAGCATGCTGAAGTAA